The Belonocnema kinseyi isolate 2016_QV_RU_SX_M_011 chromosome 1, B_treatae_v1, whole genome shotgun sequence genomic interval TAGTTGCATCAGATCTTCGAACAGCTCTTTTATTCTGGATTCAGCAAGAACAAAATCgctatttttctaatgaaatcaccgctctaaaaaataaaatgcagatttctAAGACTATCACTCTTATAAAGTTGACTCCATTTTTTGATGGTCAACTTCTTCGTGTCGTAGGTCGCTTGAAGCACTCTCTTCTCACTTATGATGAGAAGCATCCACTGATTTTACCTCCTGAGTCTATTCTCACAACTCTTATCATCCGCGACTGTCACGTTCGCTGTCTTCATGGGGGTGTCCAACTTACCCTTGGAGCGTTACGACAATCTTACTGGATTCGCATTACACCACCTGAACGAGAATTCATGAACACTGGGGTAGACTATGCTGGGCCCATCAATGTTCGCACCTCCAAAAGACGAGGTCACGATTCCCACAAAGCCTGGATTTGTATTTTCGTCTGCTGTGCCTCCCGCTCAGTTCATCTCGAGTTGGTTCCTGATTACACAGCAGAAGCCTTCATAGCTGCTTATATTCGCTTCACTTCTCGTCGTGGTCTATGTCGAAAATTGTCTAGTGACGAGGGTACGAATTTTGTGGGAGCAGATCGTCAACTACAGGAAATGTTTTCTGAGGCATCAGCATACATACCTTGCTTCGCATGGCAGCCAGTGGAAATTCAACCCTCCTGTAGCACCTCACTTCAGAAGTTTATGGGAAGCTGCAGTTAAGTCGACAAAATTCCATCTTCGTCGAGTCATTGGAGACTCTGCATTGACGTTTGAAGAAATGACCACTCTTTTAACACAAATTGAGGCTTGCCTTAATTCTCGGCCTCTCAGAGCTCAGTCAGATGATCCGACAGAATTTCTGCCCTCACACCCGGACATTTTCTCATTGGAGGTCCACTGAATGTAGTTCCTGAACCATCGCTTGCAGACGTTCTTCCAAATCGATTAACTCGCTGGCAGTTGATCCAGCATATGCGTGATCATTTTTGGAAGCGCTGGTCAGCTGagtatttgaaaaaacttcaacCTCGATCCAAGTGGACTACTTCATCAACATCCATACAGATTGGAGATTTAGTTCTCATTCGACATGATAACCTTCCACCTACTCAATGGCCTATGGGTCGGGTTCTACAGCTTCATCCTGGCAAAGATGGCCTAGTTCGGGTTGTCACTTCTAAGACAAAGACTAGCACACTCGATCGGCCAATCGTTAAATCGTGCCTGCTCCCACGTTCATCTTAAGTGCAGTGATTGTGAGCCTATTTCGTCGGGGACGAAAGCGGGCGGAATGTTCTGAATTGGACATTAGTTCACTgttattatgaatgttttaatttgtgttctcattttatatttttatttgcattcttCGTTACATTTATGATTCTTGGACTTGTCCTTATATTTTGGTTTTCGTATTGAGTAATGTCTGAATTTATGTCTAAGCCGGTCTTATCGTTTTCGTGCTGTCCTTCTCTTACAAATAGTATTGTTGCTCGGTTTCCCAATTTTATTTCCTCGCCTCGTCAGTCCGTGTTCGCCAAGCAACGATTTCTgttgattttatacagttttaatctatttatgATAAAGAGCGCGCTTTTACggcgttatttttatgatttaaagtgTTGTGGTTCTAATTCACTTGACCTAAACATGCATGTTTCCCTACCAGAATTGATCAGTCGTGACAATGTTTAGTCTTTTTTTTAGtgatcaaaacaatttttctaccattttatGATTGATGTGTCAATTTAAAGGCTTCCAGCATTGGCatgaatcattttgaaatttttttattatatcaataaGGTGAAAAAATGGCCGTACGTCAAACACCCACCTTTAAAAGAGAGGGGTGCCGAAAAAACGTTTACACGCGAAGGGTTAATCATGGATTTTATTTGTaatgctttattttaaattatatattaaaaaaaataaggtgCAACAGAAAGAGATGACGTGCTTCAAATGTTCTAAGAACATGACTTTTGAAGTTGGGAtagttgagaaataatgccccacATTTAACAACTACTTGATTACCTGAGTTTAGACATTTTGATACAAACTGTGTAAAAACGGTTACTTTAGTAAACGTAGAGTGAGCCTCAACAAACCCATGTTGACATTCCGCAATATGTGACCTTATCTAAGATGTGAGAAAGTGTGCTAGACAATGTTCGAGAACTTTCGTAAAATTATTTGTGATAGAGATAGGTCTGCAGTTTATTACATGAGTTTTGTTACCTGCTTAAAAAATCGAAGGACACCTACGATAAACCAGAATTTATCTGCCTCTTTTATCAGAGCTTCCTCGGTCTTTACCATGTAAGCCTCATAATCTCTATGTATAAGTTCTCTTATTTCCAAACTGAGTGTGGATAAAGCTCTTACTTGCTATGTTAAGCtgctattttttatcttttctcttaaattttctttgtttcttaCGATACAAATTAATTCACGTGAATaccaatttagaaatttttcccaGTAACTATCAGATGTCAATCTTGGCACTATATTGTCGATTAATCTGTTTGAGTTATTATACAAATGATTACAAGCATCCTAAACGTTTTCACTGAAGAACACATCACTTTAATTGATATGACGAAtttctatatataattttcccctattttcttttGAGCAGTTATAAAATATCACGCCTAggtgaaaaaattagaaattattttgaagtttatttttattgttaagatgAATGCAAATAGCTATTTCTGGATTGTAAGGGTCTTCTAAAACCAACGGATTAGGTCAACATGCAACACACatacttaaatttgtaaaaacaggGTCTAGGCGAAGACCATCTTCATTCGAGATTAGATTCGCTTAATTAAAATCCAGGTTTCAAATGGGACTGAAAAATCTTCTAGAGTGTGAAGGGaatattccaaataaatattgttgATATTTGAAGGCGCATATATATGTTCATCAATACGCAGGATGCAATATGAGTATGTACTTTGActgcgataaaatttttttttctcggaaTCGGATCTTAGTTGatctaaatttatttcataagTCTTATTAAATAGCTGTCATAAAGGAGAGATCTTGAAAAGGAATACTAATCTTAATTTTCGTATTGTGACCTATAGCATTCtgatgaaaacaataattttaatattggttggtacaaatatacaatttttacctTTCGAGTTCTGAGAGCTCGATGACGTATGCTTACtttcaaaaactatattttcggCTGATTGCTCTTTTCCTTCGATTTCAATATTATATGTGGTTATCCATGAGACCACGCAATGTTTAGATCTATAGTACCTCTCCCTTGAGTGTTCGCTCCTTGAATTTTTCCAGGGCCTCCTTGAATCCTGCTTGTTGAAGCTTCGTATAGTACGTTTTCATCTGAATGCCTATCAACAGAGTTGGTGGTGTATATGTGCAATtgtaatttcaaagtttttgatgAGCTTCATTGCTGCTTCCTCcgaaaaaaacatcaatttggtGGGTCTCGGTCTGCCCGCCACCTGCTGAATTTAACCCACTCAATGAAAGTTTATGATTTTGGGAGTGTCATTAAAAACATTGTCGAAAGTCTTAGTAACGTCAGAATTGAGATTAAAATCTCGGTCTTCTTTATTTTTCCCCATTGCTTCAGCATGCTCGGGAAATCCAAAAATCATTGcgttcttttttcttgaattactCTCCCTTGATTCTTTTATAATATTAGATAAAGTATTATCATAATCTCTTTCATTAAGGTTTGGTCTTTCTTCTACTTGTCTTTTCCGTA includes:
- the LOC117177718 gene encoding uncharacterized protein LOC117177718, which produces MDDIRRESGFGNSNDSSFSNLASCSRQEEWPSPLLGPPENTVAKEDHRVTVNVAVRVNEPCDLLSRYSSLDKLLRVIAWCLRFRDALKCRSIIVSRILVASDLRTALLFWIQQEQNRYFSNEITALKNKMQISKTITLIKLTPFFDGQLLRVVGRLKHSLLTYDEKHPLILPPESILTTLIIRDCHVRCLHGGVQLTLGALRQSYWIRITPPEREFMNTGVDYAGPINVRTSKRRGHDSHKAWICIFVCCASRSVHLELVPDYTAEAFIAAYIRFTSRRGLCRKLSSDEGTNFVGADRQLQEMFSEASAYIPCFAWQPVEIQPSCSTSLQKFMGSCS